DNA from Arthrobacter sp. FW305-BF8:
CTGTCCTCCGGCTGATACAGCTCCCGCTGATCACTGCGTTGTGGTCGGCTTCTACGCTGCTGCGGTCAGGATCGTCTACTGATGCCGGCACCGGCCACGCTTGCGGCCCTGGCCAAGCGCCGCATGGTTCTACGGGCATCGGTGTCGGCAGCCGTAGTCCTGGTCATGGTGGGAGCATTTGCGTTTTCCGCGTGCGTGGTGGTGCTCGCCATTAACCCTGTGAGTGCCGGGTCCATTTGCCGTCTAGAAGGCCTGATCACCGAAGATGCCAACCCTGTGAACGTCGTCCCTGACAGTCAGGCTCCAGCGGGTCTGTCCGCTCGGCAAGCTGCCGTTGCACGAGGGTACATATCCGTCGGAAAACAGTTGCGAGTGCCTCGAGATGGTCAGATCATTGCGATCATGATGGCACTGCAGGAATCAAGTCTTAGAGTCATGGCGAACTCTAACGTTCCTGCATCGCTTCGCTTCCCGCATGACGGCGTCGGCAGCGACCACGATTCCCTTGGCACCGCCCAACAGCGTCCGGCGGCCGGCTGGGGGACTATCGAGCAGCTCATGGATCCCACATACAACGTGCGGGCGTTCTATGGCGGCCCGACCGGACCCAATCACGGTAGCCCTCCCGGGTTGCTGGACATCCCGGGCTGGCAATTTATGAGCAAAGGCCAGGCCGCGCAGGCCGTCCAAGTTTCGGCATTTCCCGAACTGTATGCCCGGTGGGAGCGCGAGGCTTCTGCCATCGCCGATGCACTCGACGGCGCCGTGGCCGCGGGACGTTGCTTAGACTCGTCAAGAGTCTCGAAGCCGGTGCTCCAGCCGGCAAATCTTAGCCAACTTCGAAAAGACATCCTGCGGTTTACCAAGGAAGGCCTCGGGGGCAAATACGTTTGGGGCGGGGCGGCGTTCAAAGCATGGGACTGCTCGGGCTATGTCCAATGGATCTACCGGCAGGCAGGAATCAATCTGCCGCGCGTGGAGCAGTGGAGGGTGGGTGTACGGACACTTACTCCGAAGCCGGGAGACCTAGTGGTTCAAAACGCTCAGGGACCGAACAACTGGGGGCACGTGGGCATCTACGCAGGCAACGGCATGGTGTACAGCGCACTCAATCCCGCTGTGGGCACACTTTTGCATCCAATAGGGTGGAACACGGATACTGCGTACTTTGATCTGCTGACGTGAAATGGGTAGCAGGACGTGTTATGCCGTCCGCTGCAACTGCCTGAATCGAGCGGCATTTCCTACGCCCGCGCCCATGCCTGAAACTTTGCCCTCCTGCTCACGCGGCCAATGACCCCTCAAAACCCTCATTCTGTCCATGAGTAGTTTCTTCATACTCCGAGCATTCCACTCCACTGGTCAAGCAACAAATAAAGCAATCGGGCCTGAAACGCTTTTGTGTCCAGACTGAATTGTTTTTGTGGATATGCATTTTTAGTTCCAGCGCACTCAATCTGCTGATGCCGCTCGGATATTCACTAGCCTCTAGGCCGGCAATGATCATTGGTGCGCGGCCTGGTACTTCTCGACGATGTCCGCCTGGATGCGCCCCCGAGTATTAACCTGAAGCCCGTTGTCAATCGCCCACAAACGCACAGTCTTAGCATCAATTACGGATGCGGGGGTCCTGCGCGCAATAGGCCGTCCGCGCCCACCAGAAGTCTTACGGGCTGCGTCGGCAAAACGGCTGAAAGCCTGGCGGAGTTCAGTGGCGTGCGCTTCATTGAGGTCGATCTCATATTCAGTGCCGTCGACGGCGAATCGAACTGTCTCGGTGGCTTCGGAGCCGTCGAGGTCATCTTCCAGAATTACTACAGTCTTCCTCATGACATAAGCCTACTTCTCGGAAGATCGAATACCCTAACTGTTGATTGCTGCGAATACCTCGATGCTTACCGACGACTGCGCGGAACCGGTGATTGCGGCGGCTAGGGCTGAGCGGTCCTTCCGTGGTATTCGAAGGGATATCGCCGGGGACAATCATTCCGTTTATTGCGAGGACAAATTCTGTTACATGCGTCCAGGCGGGAACGCTGCCTTGTCGCCGTAGATTGTGGATGAGCATGTAAAGGAATGCGCCTGCGATGCCATGTCCAAGATAAGGAAAGCGAGCACCTGGCTCCCTCTCTTTCATCGTCTAAAGCCCGCTGCTGCCCTTCCACTCTTCCGGCGACACTCTCTTGATGCTTGACGAGTGCGCCAACCCAAGTGGTACTTGCCCGAAGGATCTAGCCATTCGACCAGGCCGTAGGTGTGGGTCCAAGCCACGGCCTTCCCATAGATGCCACTCACGTACACGAGGGGGCGACCGTACTTCGGGAAGTCTCTGACGGAAGCTGGGTCATCAATCGGCCGGCTCTTGTCGGCGTCCATACGAGCCATCATTCGCTCAATGTCGTCCGGGGAACCATGCTTGATCACCCGACAATTATAGAACATATGTTCGAATCTAATTCTCGAACACGACGGAGCAGGACGGCTACATAAGAGCCGTCCTGCTGCAGGGCTGGCCCACTACCTTCGGCACCTCGACAGAGCCAAGGACAAGTTGGGCAGGATTGCGACCAGTCATGTCGCCCCGCCTCACCGCTTCCATGAAGTCGTGAGCCAATCTGCTCATCCCCCTTGGAATCGACAGACGGAGCACGCAATGTTTCTCGCAGCGGTGGATCCTGGCATCACCCCAAACGCTAATTTTCCCTTCCTTGAATCGCTAAAACAGATCGGCGGCGGCATCCTCGTCGGAGCCTTCGTTATCATCGCCATCGTGGCGATCATCGGAGCCGCGATGCTCCTGGCCGGCAAGCTGAGCCAGTCCTCGCGATTGGCCTCAGGCGGCGGAATGATCTTGCTCTGGACCGGACCGGTGGCTGCCATTCTGGGCGGCATCAACGGCTACATCCTCTGGTCCCAGACTGCGTTCCCGCTCGGATTTTAGGTCCGCTTGGTCATGCCGGTTGAGTGCGATCTGAACGGATGGTGGCCGCCTGGCTGCGGTCTCGTCTCGCAGGCCAACGACGGCGTCCAGAGTTCCATCACGGCGTTCTTCGCCGAGATTCTCGAGAACGTCGCTTCTTGGATCTGGTCCTTCATCACAGGTGCGTTTGGCGCCTCTGACATTGATGACTCCCAGTGGGATTCCGTCAAGGGTCTGACGAATTGGTGGGTGGTTGTCATGATGACCCCGCTCGTCATTGCCATGATCCTTCAGCTGTTGTCCGGACTGATCAGCCAACAGCCCCGCCGTCTGGTGAGGGCCTTGGTTGGCGGCGCCGCTGCGGTTCCCATGGTGGCCGGCGCTGTTTACCTGGTCCGGGAGCTCACGAAAGTCGGGGATTCGGCCGCAACGGCGCTTTTGGACTCCTTAGCGACGGACCCCTACGTCTTGTTCATGCGGCTCTTCGGCTTCGAGAAAGCGCCGGCCGACTTGGGCAGAGAGTGGAACGTTGTCTCTTTGGCCCCCGGGACAAGCGGGGGTGCAGGGGGTGCCGTCGTCGTCACCGCCATGGCAGTTATCGT
Protein-coding regions in this window:
- a CDS encoding C40 family peptidase, with the protein product MPAPATLAALAKRRMVLRASVSAAVVLVMVGAFAFSACVVVLAINPVSAGSICRLEGLITEDANPVNVVPDSQAPAGLSARQAAVARGYISVGKQLRVPRDGQIIAIMMALQESSLRVMANSNVPASLRFPHDGVGSDHDSLGTAQQRPAAGWGTIEQLMDPTYNVRAFYGGPTGPNHGSPPGLLDIPGWQFMSKGQAAQAVQVSAFPELYARWEREASAIADALDGAVAAGRCLDSSRVSKPVLQPANLSQLRKDILRFTKEGLGGKYVWGGAAFKAWDCSGYVQWIYRQAGINLPRVEQWRVGVRTLTPKPGDLVVQNAQGPNNWGHVGIYAGNGMVYSALNPAVGTLLHPIGWNTDTAYFDLLT
- a CDS encoding histone-like nucleoid-structuring protein Lsr2 — encoded protein: MRKTVVILEDDLDGSEATETVRFAVDGTEYEIDLNEAHATELRQAFSRFADAARKTSGGRGRPIARRTPASVIDAKTVRLWAIDNGLQVNTRGRIQADIVEKYQAAHQ